The following are encoded in a window of Nibricoccus aquaticus genomic DNA:
- a CDS encoding WD40/YVTN/BNR-like repeat-containing protein, translating to MSSRRQPEHSGAMRALAGNSHQSSTRSVRNPLPLTLRQLIVLVSLLGLALAPLAHAASPIPHAARGLLLDAALNGHAIVAVGERGAIVRSVDSGETWESLASPTHATLTGIAFANPTIGWVVGHDGVILYTRDGGETWTEQFHAEDRETVFLDVAAIDTARAIAIGAFGVCYTTRDSGRNWLRQHLSEEDNHLNRITHGHDSELFIAGERGTLLRLPAFNKPAERLASPHEASFYGLTPVSTDTLLAYGLRGHIYRSQDDGSSWQRVASPLPALFSNALRLKSGTIILSGQARAFLVSRDAGRTFRAWQPPLTTAVAELLEAPNGLLLAFGEAGVTRLEPPDNNSAPEAPAPLSP from the coding sequence TTGTCATCCCGCCGCCAGCCCGAACACTCCGGCGCCATGCGGGCCCTCGCAGGCAACTCCCACCAGTCGTCCACGCGCTCAGTCCGGAATCCCCTTCCGCTCACTCTGCGCCAGCTCATCGTCCTCGTTTCTCTGCTCGGTCTCGCGCTTGCCCCGCTCGCGCACGCCGCCTCGCCGATTCCCCACGCCGCCCGCGGACTCCTGCTTGATGCCGCTCTCAACGGCCACGCCATCGTCGCCGTCGGCGAACGCGGTGCCATCGTCCGCTCCGTCGATTCCGGCGAGACCTGGGAATCCCTCGCCTCGCCCACCCACGCCACCCTCACCGGCATCGCCTTCGCCAACCCCACCATAGGCTGGGTCGTCGGCCACGACGGAGTCATCCTCTACACCCGCGACGGCGGCGAAACCTGGACCGAACAATTCCACGCCGAAGACCGCGAGACCGTCTTTCTCGATGTCGCCGCCATCGACACCGCCCGCGCCATCGCCATCGGCGCTTTCGGCGTCTGCTACACCACGCGCGACAGCGGCCGCAACTGGCTCCGCCAGCACCTCTCCGAAGAAGACAACCACCTCAACCGCATCACCCACGGCCACGACAGCGAGCTCTTCATCGCCGGCGAACGCGGCACCCTCCTGCGCCTGCCCGCCTTCAACAAACCCGCCGAGCGCCTCGCCTCGCCCCACGAAGCCTCCTTCTACGGGCTCACCCCCGTCTCCACCGACACCCTCCTCGCGTATGGACTTCGTGGGCACATCTACCGCTCGCAAGACGACGGCTCCTCCTGGCAGCGCGTCGCGAGCCCCCTCCCCGCTCTTTTCTCCAACGCCCTCCGCCTCAAATCCGGCACCATCATCCTCTCCGGACAGGCCCGCGCCTTCCTCGTGAGCCGCGACGCCGGCCGCACTTTCCGCGCCTGGCAGCCCCCACTCACCACCGCCGTCGCCGAACTCCTCGAAGCCCCCAACGGCCTCCTCCTCGCCTTCGGTGAAGCCGGCGTCACCCGCCTCGAACCGCCCGATAACAACTCCGCCCCCGAAGCCCCGGCCCCTCTTTCGCCGTGA
- a CDS encoding DUF1329 domain-containing protein: MMNHSSLSRIRNLALASVLPLFALTALAAISDADLARLGNELTPLGAERAANSAGTIPAWDGGITTPPAGYKVGDHHPDPFAADQPLVTITASNLSEYESRLTPGHAALLKAYPTYKIVLYPSRRSASYPQSFYDATKSTAGTARLTDTGNGLQGAFIGTPFPVPQNGLEAIWNHLVRYRGEAAIRYVGQAAPQRNGSYNLVQFKDEFLFHYNHPGVTEATLDNILLYYKQSTTAPARLAGSILLVQETLDQVKEPRRAWIYNAGQRRVRRAPNVAYDSPGTNSDGMRTNDQLDMFNGAPDRYDWKLVGKKELIVPYNAYKLHSDSVKVADILKPLHINQDLARYELHRVWVVEATLKPGQSNIYARRTFYIDEDSWQILAADQYDTRGQLWYVSEAHCINYYEVPTFWSTLEVHTDLVSGRYLAFGLDNENKMYDFSVKPALSDFTSSAISREGVR, encoded by the coding sequence ATGATGAACCACTCATCGCTCTCCCGCATTCGTAACCTGGCTCTTGCCTCCGTCCTCCCCCTGTTCGCGCTCACCGCCCTAGCCGCCATCTCCGACGCCGATCTCGCCCGCCTCGGCAACGAACTCACCCCCCTCGGCGCCGAGCGTGCCGCCAACTCCGCCGGCACCATCCCCGCGTGGGACGGCGGCATCACCACCCCTCCCGCTGGCTACAAGGTCGGCGATCATCACCCCGATCCCTTCGCCGCCGACCAGCCGCTCGTCACCATCACCGCGTCCAACCTCTCCGAATACGAGAGCCGCCTCACCCCCGGCCACGCCGCGCTCCTCAAAGCCTACCCCACCTACAAGATTGTCCTCTACCCGTCCCGCCGCAGCGCCTCCTACCCCCAGTCCTTTTACGACGCCACCAAGAGCACTGCCGGCACCGCACGCCTCACCGACACCGGCAACGGTCTTCAGGGCGCTTTCATCGGCACGCCCTTCCCCGTCCCCCAAAACGGACTCGAAGCCATCTGGAACCACCTCGTGCGCTACCGCGGCGAAGCCGCGATCCGCTACGTCGGCCAGGCCGCTCCCCAACGCAACGGCAGCTACAATCTCGTCCAGTTTAAGGACGAGTTTCTTTTCCACTACAACCACCCCGGCGTCACCGAAGCCACCCTCGACAACATCCTCCTCTACTACAAGCAGTCCACCACCGCCCCCGCCCGCCTCGCCGGCTCCATCCTCCTCGTCCAGGAAACCCTCGATCAGGTCAAAGAACCCCGCCGCGCCTGGATCTACAACGCCGGCCAGCGCCGCGTCCGCCGCGCCCCGAATGTCGCCTACGACTCCCCCGGCACCAACTCCGACGGCATGAGAACCAACGACCAGCTCGACATGTTCAACGGCGCTCCCGACCGCTACGATTGGAAGCTCGTCGGCAAAAAAGAACTCATCGTCCCCTACAACGCTTACAAACTTCACAGCGACTCGGTAAAAGTCGCCGACATCCTCAAGCCCCTCCACATCAATCAAGATCTCGCCCGCTACGAACTTCACCGCGTCTGGGTCGTCGAAGCCACGCTCAAGCCCGGACAGAGTAACATCTACGCGCGCCGCACCTTCTACATCGACGAAGACAGCTGGCAGATCCTCGCCGCCGACCAATACGACACCCGCGGCCAGCTCTGGTACGTCTCCGAGGCCCACTGCATCAATTACTACGAAGTCCCCACCTTCTGGAGCACCCTCGAAGTCCACACCGACCTCGTCTCCGGCCGCTACCTCGCCTTCGGCCTCGATAACGAAAACAAGATGTACGACTTCTCCGTGAAGCCCGCCCTCTCCGACTTCACCTCTAGCGCCATCAGCCGCGAAGGCGTCCGCTGA
- a CDS encoding DUF1302 domain-containing protein, with product MSAKLPMRTPATACPALSLRPTARIATSLALAAFSASAAFAVSFDWHGLTGSFDSTLSAGGIYRLQAPNPEFYGLANGGQQNSVNADDGNLNYPKGWASQVFKGTHDLELRYNNFGAFVRGTYFYDVENKDADRARTPLSDDALDRVGSDAQWLDMYVRGQFEIAGRSLDLRFGRQVLSLGESTFIPNGINVINPVDVSRLRVPGSELREALLPVNMLKAAVGLTDTISLEAFWLLEFRRTEIDPAGTYFSSNDFATRGGRNVYLAFGALSDQQPLGGIPRDLDHEGNNYTQYGANLKLSVPALADTEFGLFFANYHSRLPVISAVTPTGSINTNLTGPLTAVFMRAGLDSTTAAAQAAGLFQIIVLAQTNPGALTSGQISTLNAPQSQAAIAGARQIALLTAAATGRYFIEYPENIRMLGLSFNTSLDSLGIAWQGEVSYKHGVPLQVDDVELLFATLSALDTTGGTNFGASNQLGNYRGQYRAYVPGFKREDVWSVQSTMTKVFGPMLRANQLTVLGEVGAIYVPDLPSQNTLRFDGAGTFTGGSQAMMNSAGFSTVPATPTAAFPDGLSWGYQLLARLDYNNLFSGVNLAPSVAFTHDVRGNTPLPLGNFIEDRKSLNVAAEFTWQNAWSLEFRYVNFFGGGRYNLLADRDYASTTVKYSF from the coding sequence ATGTCCGCGAAACTTCCCATGCGAACTCCCGCCACCGCCTGTCCCGCTCTCAGCCTCCGCCCCACCGCCCGCATCGCCACCAGCCTCGCCCTCGCCGCGTTTTCCGCTTCCGCCGCCTTCGCCGTCTCCTTCGACTGGCACGGCCTCACCGGCAGCTTCGACAGCACCTTGTCCGCCGGCGGCATCTACCGGCTCCAGGCCCCCAACCCCGAGTTCTACGGCCTCGCCAACGGCGGCCAGCAAAACTCCGTCAACGCCGACGACGGCAATCTCAACTACCCCAAGGGCTGGGCCTCCCAGGTCTTCAAAGGCACTCACGATCTCGAACTTCGCTACAACAACTTCGGCGCCTTCGTCCGCGGTACTTATTTCTACGACGTCGAAAACAAAGACGCCGACCGCGCCCGCACCCCGCTTTCCGACGACGCCCTCGACCGCGTCGGCTCCGACGCCCAATGGCTCGACATGTATGTGCGCGGCCAATTCGAGATCGCCGGCCGCTCCCTCGATCTCCGTTTCGGCCGCCAGGTGCTAAGCCTCGGCGAGAGCACCTTCATTCCAAACGGCATCAACGTCATTAACCCCGTCGATGTCTCCCGCCTTCGCGTCCCCGGCTCTGAACTCCGCGAGGCATTGCTCCCGGTCAACATGCTCAAGGCCGCCGTCGGCCTCACCGACACGATCTCCCTCGAAGCCTTCTGGCTCCTCGAATTCCGCCGCACCGAGATCGACCCTGCCGGCACGTATTTTAGTTCCAATGACTTCGCCACCCGCGGCGGCCGCAACGTCTACCTCGCCTTCGGTGCCCTCTCCGACCAGCAACCGCTCGGCGGCATCCCCCGCGACCTCGATCACGAGGGCAACAACTACACCCAGTACGGCGCCAATCTGAAACTCTCCGTCCCCGCCCTAGCCGACACCGAGTTCGGTCTCTTCTTCGCCAACTACCACAGCCGCCTCCCCGTCATCAGCGCGGTCACACCCACCGGCTCCATCAACACCAACCTCACCGGCCCGCTCACCGCCGTCTTCATGCGCGCCGGCCTCGACTCCACCACCGCCGCCGCCCAAGCCGCCGGACTTTTCCAGATCATCGTCCTCGCTCAAACCAATCCCGGCGCTCTCACCTCCGGCCAGATCTCCACACTCAACGCCCCGCAAAGTCAGGCCGCCATCGCCGGTGCCCGTCAGATCGCGCTTCTCACCGCCGCCGCCACGGGCCGCTACTTCATCGAGTACCCCGAAAACATCCGGATGCTCGGCCTCAGCTTCAACACCAGTCTCGATTCCCTCGGCATCGCCTGGCAGGGCGAAGTCTCCTACAAGCATGGCGTCCCGCTCCAGGTCGACGACGTCGAACTCCTCTTCGCCACGCTCTCCGCCCTCGACACCACCGGCGGCACGAACTTCGGCGCCAGCAACCAGCTCGGCAACTACCGCGGCCAGTACCGCGCCTACGTCCCCGGCTTCAAACGCGAAGACGTCTGGTCCGTCCAATCCACCATGACCAAGGTCTTCGGCCCCATGCTCCGCGCCAACCAGCTCACCGTCCTCGGCGAGGTCGGCGCCATCTACGTCCCCGATCTCCCCAGCCAGAACACCCTTCGCTTCGACGGCGCCGGCACCTTCACCGGCGGCTCCCAAGCTATGATGAACAGCGCCGGCTTCAGCACCGTCCCCGCCACGCCCACCGCCGCCTTCCCCGACGGTCTTTCCTGGGGCTACCAGCTCCTTGCTCGTCTCGATTACAACAACCTCTTCTCCGGCGTGAACCTCGCCCCCTCCGTCGCCTTCACCCACGACGTCCGCGGCAACACCCCGCTTCCGCTCGGCAACTTCATCGAGGACCGCAAGTCCCTCAACGTCGCCGCCGAGTTCACCTGGCAGAACGCCTGGTCGTTGGAGTTCCGCTACGTCAACTTCTTCGGCGGCGGCCGCTACAATCTCCTCGCCGACCGCGACTACGCCTCCACCACGGTCAAATACTCGTTCTAA
- the uvrA gene encoding excinuclease ABC subunit UvrA: protein MQAATHIHVKGAREHNLKNLEVRLPRGKLVVLTGPSGSGKSSLAFDTIYAEGYRKYMESLSTQARQVLEQLKRPDVDFIHGLSPVLAIEQRTGNGSPRSTIATVTEIADYARLLWALHGEQRCPKDGGRVTQRSLDDNVARVFAEVPGERVLLLAPLMNAKPSVLREELPRLRQRGFQRVRLDGEIKSLDDPKLVPSGAKEITVDLVVDRLVANADQRSRMADSLELAFREGRDRAVVLAQKTADAPWREITLSQSLACEICGDVFEKLTPRHFSFNHNEGACGTCGGLGRKLRFVPELVVPDPEKSVREGALKPWRIGGKNLIIKHNAILKQLAEQLPFDAEKPWKDLPEKTREILLRGAGERLFAFKLKRMREPKAMVFAGVIPMLEESWRETDSEGFQARLTTYMVAGECPECHGSRLNARSSAVSVGGKALPEFFALGVNEAAEFGRELVAKLAGNEALNEIVTGVEQRLHFLLQTGLGYLTLDRDYDTLSGGEAQRVRLATQLGMGLMGVIYVLDEPSIGLHPADNDRLLKQLIELRDRGNTVLVVEHDEETMRIADEIIELGPEAGAEGGRILFQGTPAECMAQPYKVSRTGAYLARKMSVSKDAKTKIADGTWLTVRAAREHNLRDVDARFPVGLLTCVTGVSGSGKSTLVNDVLAAAAARKLNGAKSIPGKHRHIENLDFFEKLVQVDQEPIGRSPRSNPATYTKLLDLLRDLFEQVPLAKVRGYKASRFSFNVRGGRCERCQGDGVIKLDMQFMADAYAPCPSCGGKRFNRETLEVMFHGKSIADVLEMSVREAMGLFRNIPRIMDKLETLNAVGLGYLTLGQSATTLSGGEAQRIKLSLELSKRQQGHTLYILDEPTTGLHWADIQNLMDLLFKLRDAGNTVIVIEHNLDVINLADWIIDLGPGGGSAGGEIVFAGTRDEIEKAERSLTGVALKRWSEAARK, encoded by the coding sequence ATGCAGGCTGCGACACACATTCACGTTAAAGGAGCCCGGGAACATAACCTCAAAAATCTCGAGGTGCGTCTGCCGCGCGGGAAGCTGGTGGTGCTCACGGGGCCGAGCGGGTCGGGGAAGTCGTCGCTGGCTTTCGACACGATTTACGCGGAGGGCTACCGCAAATACATGGAGTCGCTCAGCACGCAGGCGAGACAGGTGCTGGAGCAGCTGAAGCGGCCGGATGTGGATTTTATTCATGGGCTGTCGCCGGTGCTGGCGATCGAGCAGCGGACGGGAAACGGTTCGCCGAGGAGCACGATCGCGACGGTGACGGAGATCGCGGATTATGCGCGGTTGCTGTGGGCGCTTCATGGGGAGCAACGGTGTCCGAAAGACGGCGGGCGGGTGACGCAGCGGTCGCTGGACGATAATGTGGCGCGCGTGTTTGCCGAAGTGCCGGGGGAACGTGTGCTGTTACTGGCGCCGCTGATGAACGCGAAGCCGAGTGTGTTGAGGGAAGAACTGCCGAGGTTGCGGCAGCGCGGGTTTCAGCGCGTGCGGCTGGATGGAGAGATCAAGAGTCTCGACGATCCGAAGCTGGTGCCAAGCGGCGCAAAGGAGATTACGGTGGATCTGGTGGTGGATCGGTTGGTGGCGAATGCGGATCAGCGTAGCCGGATGGCGGATTCGCTGGAACTGGCGTTTCGCGAAGGACGCGATCGGGCAGTCGTGCTGGCGCAGAAAACGGCGGATGCGCCGTGGCGGGAAATCACGCTCAGCCAGTCGCTGGCGTGCGAGATTTGCGGCGACGTTTTCGAGAAGCTCACGCCGAGGCATTTTTCATTTAACCACAATGAAGGCGCGTGCGGCACATGTGGCGGGCTGGGGCGGAAGCTGCGGTTTGTACCGGAGCTGGTGGTGCCGGATCCAGAGAAGTCAGTGCGCGAAGGCGCGCTCAAGCCGTGGCGTATCGGCGGGAAAAATCTGATCATAAAACACAACGCGATCCTCAAGCAGCTCGCGGAGCAGCTGCCGTTTGACGCGGAGAAGCCGTGGAAGGATCTACCGGAGAAAACGCGGGAGATTTTGCTGCGCGGAGCGGGAGAGCGGTTGTTTGCGTTTAAGCTGAAGAGGATGCGGGAGCCGAAGGCCATGGTGTTTGCCGGGGTGATTCCGATGCTGGAAGAGAGCTGGCGCGAGACGGACAGCGAAGGGTTTCAGGCACGGCTGACGACGTACATGGTCGCGGGGGAGTGCCCGGAATGTCACGGCTCACGGCTCAACGCGCGGAGCAGTGCGGTAAGCGTGGGCGGGAAAGCGCTGCCGGAGTTTTTTGCGTTGGGCGTGAACGAGGCGGCGGAGTTTGGGCGGGAGTTGGTGGCGAAACTGGCAGGGAATGAGGCGCTGAACGAGATCGTGACGGGCGTGGAGCAGCGGTTGCACTTCCTGCTGCAGACGGGGCTGGGTTATCTGACGTTGGATCGCGACTACGACACGCTATCGGGTGGCGAAGCGCAGCGCGTGCGGCTGGCGACACAGTTGGGGATGGGGCTGATGGGCGTGATTTATGTGCTGGATGAGCCGAGCATCGGATTGCATCCCGCGGATAACGACCGGCTGCTCAAGCAACTCATCGAATTGCGCGATCGCGGGAACACGGTGCTGGTGGTCGAGCACGACGAAGAGACGATGCGGATCGCGGACGAGATCATCGAACTCGGGCCGGAGGCGGGAGCGGAGGGCGGGCGTATTCTGTTTCAGGGCACGCCGGCGGAGTGCATGGCGCAGCCGTACAAGGTTTCACGGACGGGCGCTTATCTGGCGCGGAAGATGTCGGTCTCGAAAGATGCGAAGACGAAGATCGCGGATGGGACGTGGCTGACGGTGCGGGCGGCGCGGGAGCATAATTTGCGGGACGTGGATGCGCGTTTTCCCGTGGGTTTGCTGACGTGTGTCACGGGCGTTTCAGGCTCGGGGAAAAGCACGCTGGTGAATGACGTTCTCGCTGCGGCGGCGGCACGGAAGCTGAATGGCGCGAAGTCGATTCCGGGGAAACACCGGCATATCGAGAATCTGGATTTCTTCGAGAAGCTGGTGCAGGTGGACCAGGAGCCGATCGGGCGGAGTCCGCGGTCGAATCCGGCGACGTACACGAAGCTGCTGGATTTGTTACGCGATCTCTTTGAGCAGGTGCCGCTGGCGAAAGTGCGCGGGTATAAGGCGAGCCGGTTTTCGTTTAACGTGCGCGGTGGACGCTGCGAGCGGTGTCAGGGCGATGGCGTGATCAAACTGGATATGCAGTTCATGGCGGATGCGTATGCGCCGTGCCCGAGTTGTGGCGGAAAGCGGTTTAATCGTGAGACGCTTGAAGTGATGTTTCACGGCAAGAGCATCGCGGATGTGCTGGAAATGTCGGTACGCGAGGCGATGGGGCTTTTCCGGAATATCCCGCGGATCATGGACAAGCTGGAGACGTTGAATGCGGTCGGACTCGGGTATCTCACACTCGGGCAGTCGGCGACGACGCTCTCGGGTGGTGAGGCGCAGCGCATCAAGCTATCGCTTGAGCTGAGCAAGCGTCAGCAAGGGCACACGCTCTATATTTTGGACGAGCCGACGACGGGGCTGCACTGGGCGGACATCCAGAACTTGATGGATCTGCTCTTCAAACTGCGCGACGCGGGGAATACGGTCATCGTGATCGAGCACAATCTGGACGTGATCAATCTGGCGGACTGGATCATCGATCTCGGGCCGGGGGGCGGAAGCGCGGGTGGAGAAATTGTTTTTGCAGGGACGCGCGATGAGATAGAGAAGGCGGAGCGTTCGCTGACGGGCGTGGCGTTGAAGCGGTGGAGCGAAGCGGCGAGGAAGTAG
- a CDS encoding OmpA family protein has product MNLFSKSLSLALLSAVVALTGCVKKPSRPDPNSTVLGQQGGGLGGGVGGDFGQGLLEPGTDLTARTDGLLVDGDLLRGSEPVFFDLDRAGIKESERAKIQKAKAHLDANPTHRVLFEGHCDWRGTAEYNLGLGDRRAASAKKYLETLGIPAARIEVISKGDIDAKENASDADMANDRRADIIFITK; this is encoded by the coding sequence ATGAACCTCTTCTCGAAGTCTCTTTCCCTCGCTCTTCTCAGTGCCGTCGTCGCCCTCACCGGCTGCGTTAAAAAACCTTCCCGGCCTGATCCGAATTCGACCGTCCTCGGTCAACAAGGTGGTGGTCTTGGCGGTGGCGTTGGTGGCGACTTCGGCCAAGGTCTCCTGGAGCCAGGCACCGACCTCACTGCCCGCACCGACGGCCTTCTCGTTGACGGCGACCTCCTCCGCGGTTCCGAACCCGTTTTCTTCGACCTCGACCGCGCCGGCATCAAAGAAAGCGAACGCGCTAAGATTCAAAAGGCCAAGGCCCACCTCGACGCCAACCCCACCCACCGCGTCCTTTTCGAAGGCCACTGCGACTGGCGTGGCACCGCCGAGTACAACCTCGGCCTCGGTGACCGCCGCGCTGCCTCCGCCAAGAAGTACCTCGAGACCCTCGGTATTCCCGCCGCTCGCATCGAAGTCATCTCCAAAGGCGACATCGACGCCAAAGAAAACGCTTCCGACGCCGACATGGCGAACGACCGCCGCGCCGACATCATCTTCATCACGAAGTAA
- a CDS encoding sirohydrochlorin chelatase: protein MKSPYLPTCFLFDNGSLRPASTLNLRAVAKALEGEIGATVKAVSLLHSSGVDAGELGGERAQLLEPALSEWLAEGAKGPAVLLPFFFGPSAALTVYVPERVAALRAKFPDARLEQAGWLVDVGLEDGRVAGALAAAVRATIRRENLTSAKVVVVDHGSPLRGVAQVRDHLACQVAGLLGAEVAEVSMASMESREGAEYAFNRPLLAERLRAAPFDAGDVVLALQFLSPGRHAGAGGDIAEICEAAKAERPGLRTWMTETIGADARVIGVLAERYREAAGRVG from the coding sequence GTGAAATCCCCGTATCTGCCGACGTGTTTTCTGTTCGATAATGGTTCGCTGCGCCCGGCATCGACACTGAATTTGCGTGCGGTGGCGAAGGCATTGGAAGGCGAGATCGGGGCGACGGTGAAGGCGGTGTCGTTGCTGCATTCGAGCGGCGTGGATGCGGGCGAATTGGGCGGAGAGCGGGCGCAGTTGTTGGAGCCAGCGCTGAGCGAGTGGCTAGCGGAGGGGGCCAAGGGGCCGGCGGTGTTGCTGCCTTTCTTTTTTGGGCCGAGCGCAGCGCTGACGGTTTACGTACCGGAGCGAGTCGCGGCGCTGCGTGCGAAGTTTCCGGATGCGCGGCTGGAGCAGGCGGGCTGGCTGGTGGATGTCGGCTTGGAAGATGGCCGGGTGGCGGGGGCTTTGGCGGCCGCTGTGCGGGCGACGATCCGGCGGGAGAATTTGACGAGCGCCAAAGTCGTGGTGGTCGATCACGGGAGTCCGTTGCGCGGTGTGGCGCAGGTGAGGGATCATCTCGCGTGTCAGGTGGCGGGCTTGCTAGGTGCTGAAGTCGCGGAGGTGAGCATGGCCTCGATGGAGAGTCGCGAGGGGGCGGAGTATGCGTTTAACCGGCCGTTGCTCGCGGAGCGGCTGAGGGCGGCGCCGTTCGATGCGGGGGACGTGGTGCTGGCGTTGCAGTTTTTATCGCCGGGGCGTCATGCAGGCGCTGGCGGAGACATCGCGGAGATTTGCGAGGCGGCGAAGGCGGAGCGGCCAGGGTTGCGTACTTGGATGACGGAGACGATCGGCGCGGATGCGCGGGTGATCGGCGTGCTGGCGGAGCGTTATCGGGAGGCGGCTGGGCGGGTGGGGTGA
- a CDS encoding response regulator produces the protein MKRLVIIEDQTAIREMLVEILRSDPNYQLVGESGDGQSAYNLCLDVKPDLLVLDAKLPGLNGVDLLRRIGKQLKNVRVLVFSGHENPVLVREMLEAGAHGFVEKTAGLIEFKKGLETVAGGGTYFGPAVAALLRNVVANPASSSTADFLTDREREILQLVAESHSTKEIASKLGISVKTVDNHRTNLMRKLNLHDVASLTRYALEVGLIEPRKLA, from the coding sequence ATGAAACGACTCGTTATCATCGAAGACCAGACTGCCATCCGCGAAATGCTCGTCGAGATCCTGCGCAGCGACCCCAACTACCAGCTGGTCGGCGAAAGCGGCGACGGCCAGAGCGCCTACAACCTCTGTCTGGACGTGAAGCCCGACCTCCTCGTCCTCGATGCCAAGCTCCCCGGCCTCAACGGTGTCGATCTCCTCCGCCGCATCGGCAAACAGCTCAAAAACGTCCGCGTACTCGTTTTCTCAGGACACGAAAACCCGGTCCTCGTCCGCGAAATGCTCGAAGCCGGCGCCCACGGCTTCGTCGAAAAGACTGCCGGCCTCATCGAATTTAAGAAGGGCCTCGAAACCGTCGCCGGTGGCGGCACCTATTTCGGCCCCGCCGTCGCCGCACTGCTCCGCAACGTCGTCGCCAATCCCGCTTCCAGCTCGACCGCCGACTTCCTAACCGACCGCGAACGCGAAATCCTCCAGCTCGTCGCCGAGAGCCACAGTACCAAGGAAATCGCCTCCAAGCTCGGCATCAGCGTGAAGACCGTGGACAACCACCGCACCAATTTGATGCGCAAGCTCAACCTCCACGACGTCGCCAGCCTCACCCGCTACGCCCTCGAAGTCGGTCTCATCGAGCCCCGCAAGCTCGCCTGA
- a CDS encoding S24/S26 family peptidase, translating to MADLCEMMPMKLLSFARPVFQRLSRQGVKVMCEWLVAFGLMGLLLVDGRAEAPASHGKTPPTAPSANASKLQAWKDAEAIAALAPGRSEVIGAGDSMKPVYGENTILVLSKISYDELKPGMNVVYTNRRAKLVVHQTLARETKGWRVQGINNEREDPERVTRDNLVGVVYASLSYSDGSEKSAGDTSKPK from the coding sequence ATGGCCGATTTATGCGAGATGATGCCCATGAAGTTGTTGTCGTTTGCGCGGCCGGTTTTTCAGCGGTTAAGCCGGCAGGGCGTGAAGGTGATGTGCGAGTGGTTGGTGGCATTTGGGCTGATGGGGTTGTTACTGGTGGATGGGCGGGCGGAGGCTCCGGCTTCGCATGGGAAGACGCCGCCGACTGCGCCGAGTGCGAATGCAAGCAAGCTCCAGGCATGGAAGGATGCGGAGGCGATCGCGGCGCTGGCTCCGGGGCGTTCCGAGGTGATCGGGGCGGGGGACTCGATGAAGCCGGTTTACGGGGAGAACACGATTTTGGTGCTCAGCAAGATTAGCTACGACGAGCTGAAGCCGGGCATGAATGTGGTCTATACCAACCGGCGGGCGAAGTTGGTGGTTCACCAGACGCTGGCGCGGGAGACGAAGGGCTGGCGGGTGCAGGGGATCAATAACGAGCGCGAAGATCCGGAGCGGGTGACTCGGGACAATCTGGTGGGGGTGGTCTATGCGTCGCTGTCGTACAGCGATGGCAGCGAAAAAAGTGCGGGTGACACGTCGAAGCCTAAGTAG